The Mauremys reevesii isolate NIE-2019 linkage group 1, ASM1616193v1, whole genome shotgun sequence genome segment TCAGCTATGAAGGGATCATTTTCAGAATTAATCAAAGTATTACAATTTCTTACTGAGTACATCATGTCATTTACAAACCTAGTAACTCTTATTACTTTGACCTGGCCGTACATCCTCTTAGTAATTGTGTTCTTTTCTTTTGTGGTAATCAATGGTGGAATAGTTGTTGGTGACAGGAGTAGTCATGAAGCCTGTTTCCACATCCCTCAACTGTTCTACTTTTTTTCCTttactctctttttttcctttcctcatCTAATGACACCTAATAAAATTGGAAATTTCCTTCGATCAGTACGGAAGCACTTGGTTCAATATAGCATACTCATTGCCATCTCTATATTCCTGGTCTGGAAATTTACATATGTTCATAAATACTTGATTGGAGATAACAGACATTACACATTTTATGTATGGAGAAAAGTCTTCCAAAGACATGACCTTGTGAAATACATATTTGTTCCAGCCTATATATTTGCTGGCTGGAGTTTGGCCGACTCTCTGAAATCAAAATCTATTTTCTGGAACTTAatatattttgtatgtgtgtttgcTGTCACAGTTCCTCAAAAGCTACTGGAATTTCGTTACTTCATTTTGCCATTTTTAATATATAGGCTCAATATTCCAGTTCCACCTCTTTCCAGGCTTCTTCTTGAGCTGACTTTATATATTGTTGTGAATGCAATAACCTTTCATCTatttctgaacaaaacatttcagtggcCAAATAGT includes the following:
- the LOC120391712 gene encoding dol-P-Glc:Glc(2)Man(9)GlcNAc(2)-PP-Dol alpha-1,2-glucosyltransferase-like isoform X2, giving the protein MAWASREPCRICTWVFTNTVQWDPMITTLPGLYLMSVGVVKPAVWLFGWSGSVVCSTGMLRFINLLFSVGNFYLLYLLLCKIHHKNKTVSGFQRILSTLTLAMFPTLYFFTFLYYTDTGSVFFTLFAYLMCLYGNHKTSALLGFCGFMFRQTNIIWTIFCGGSVVAQKLSEAWKTELQKKKEERISAMKGSFSELIKVLQFLTEYIMSFTNLVTLITLTWPYILLVIVFFSFVVINGGIVVGDRSSHEACFHIPQLFYFFSFTLFFSFPHLMTPNKIGNFLRSVRKHLVQYSILIAISIFLVWKFTYVHKYLIGDNRHYTFYVWRKVFQRHDLVKYIFVPAYIFAGWSLADSLKSKSIFWNLIYFVCVFAVTVPQKLLEFRYFILPFLIYRLNIPVPPLSRLLLELTLYIVVNAITFHLFLNKTFQWPNSEEIQRFMW
- the LOC120391712 gene encoding dol-P-Glc:Glc(2)Man(9)GlcNAc(2)-PP-Dol alpha-1,2-glucosyltransferase-like isoform X4; translated protein: MWDPMITTLPGLYLMSVGVVKPAVWLFGWSGSVVCSTGMLRFINLLFSVGNFYLLYLLLCKIHHKNKTVSGFQRILSTLTLAMFPTLYFFTFLYYTDTGSVFFTLFAYLMCLYGNHKTSALLGFCGFMFRQTNIIWTIFCGGSVVAQKLSEAWKTELQKKKEERISAMKGSFSELIKVLQFLTEYIMSFTNLVTLITLTWPYILLVIVFFSFVVINGGIVVGDRSSHEACFHIPQLFYFFSFTLFFSFPHLMTPNKIGNFLRSVRKHLVQYSILIAISIFLVWKFTYVHKYLIGDNRHYTFYVWRKVFQRHDLVKYIFVPAYIFAGWSLADSLKSKSIFWNLIYFVCVFAVTVPQKLLEFRYFILPFLIYRLNIPVPPLSRLLLELTLYIVVNAITFHLFLNKTFQWPNSEEIQRFMW
- the LOC120391712 gene encoding dol-P-Glc:Glc(2)Man(9)GlcNAc(2)-PP-Dol alpha-1,2-glucosyltransferase-like isoform X5 is translated as MITTLPGLYLMSVGVVKPAVWLFGWSGSVVCSTGMLRFINLLFSVGNFYLLYLLLCKIHHKNKTVSGFQRILSTLTLAMFPTLYFFTFLYYTDTGSVFFTLFAYLMCLYGNHKTSALLGFCGFMFRQTNIIWTIFCGGSVVAQKLSEAWKTELQKKKEERISAMKGSFSELIKVLQFLTEYIMSFTNLVTLITLTWPYILLVIVFFSFVVINGGIVVGDRSSHEACFHIPQLFYFFSFTLFFSFPHLMTPNKIGNFLRSVRKHLVQYSILIAISIFLVWKFTYVHKYLIGDNRHYTFYVWRKVFQRHDLVKYIFVPAYIFAGWSLADSLKSKSIFWNLIYFVCVFAVTVPQKLLEFRYFILPFLIYRLNIPVPPLSRLLLELTLYIVVNAITFHLFLNKTFQWPNSEEIQRFMW
- the LOC120391712 gene encoding dol-P-Glc:Glc(2)Man(9)GlcNAc(2)-PP-Dol alpha-1,2-glucosyltransferase-like isoform X1, which translates into the protein MERSEAYGFSAAISGAFLLSCLLFSALNREQRAPYMDEAFHVPQAQAYCEGLFQQWDPMITTLPGLYLMSVGVVKPAVWLFGWSGSVVCSTGMLRFINLLFSVGNFYLLYLLLCKIHHKNKTVSGFQRILSTLTLAMFPTLYFFTFLYYTDTGSVFFTLFAYLMCLYGNHKTSALLGFCGFMFRQTNIIWTIFCGGSVVAQKLSEAWKTELQKKKEERISAMKGSFSELIKVLQFLTEYIMSFTNLVTLITLTWPYILLVIVFFSFVVINGGIVVGDRSSHEACFHIPQLFYFFSFTLFFSFPHLMTPNKIGNFLRSVRKHLVQYSILIAISIFLVWKFTYVHKYLIGDNRHYTFYVWRKVFQRHDLVKYIFVPAYIFAGWSLADSLKSKSIFWNLIYFVCVFAVTVPQKLLEFRYFILPFLIYRLNIPVPPLSRLLLELTLYIVVNAITFHLFLNKTFQWPNSEEIQRFMW
- the LOC120391712 gene encoding dol-P-Glc:Glc(2)Man(9)GlcNAc(2)-PP-Dol alpha-1,2-glucosyltransferase-like isoform X3 translates to MSWSWDPMITTLPGLYLMSVGVVKPAVWLFGWSGSVVCSTGMLRFINLLFSVGNFYLLYLLLCKIHHKNKTVSGFQRILSTLTLAMFPTLYFFTFLYYTDTGSVFFTLFAYLMCLYGNHKTSALLGFCGFMFRQTNIIWTIFCGGSVVAQKLSEAWKTELQKKKEERISAMKGSFSELIKVLQFLTEYIMSFTNLVTLITLTWPYILLVIVFFSFVVINGGIVVGDRSSHEACFHIPQLFYFFSFTLFFSFPHLMTPNKIGNFLRSVRKHLVQYSILIAISIFLVWKFTYVHKYLIGDNRHYTFYVWRKVFQRHDLVKYIFVPAYIFAGWSLADSLKSKSIFWNLIYFVCVFAVTVPQKLLEFRYFILPFLIYRLNIPVPPLSRLLLELTLYIVVNAITFHLFLNKTFQWPNSEEIQRFMW